DNA from Pleomorphomonas sp. T1.2MG-36:
CCTCAGCGACCGAGGAAATGACCGGTTCCGTGCAGGAGATCAACAGCCAGGTTACGCGGTCAGCAGCGGTTGCGCTGACGGCGACCGAAGAAGCCTCCCGCACCGAGGCTCAAATCCGGGAACTGTCGGCTGCCGCCGCCCAGATCGGCGATGTGGTCAATCTCATCTCAGCGATCGCTGGCCAGACCAACCTTCTGGCGCTCAACGCGACGATCGAAGCCGCCCGTGCCGGCGAGGCTGGCAAGGGCTTTGCCGTTGTTGCCTCGGAGGTGAAGAACCTTGCTGGACAGACCGCCAAGGCAACCGAGGAAATTTCCAAGAAGGTCAACGAGATCCAGGCTGCGACCTCCGCCACGGTCGGATCAATCGAAACCATTGTCTCCACCATTGCCACCATCCGCGACCTCACCTCGGCGATTGCCGGATCTGTTGAGCAACAGGGCCATGCTACCTCGGAAATCGCCAACAACACCCAGCGCGCGTCGGTTGGCACCCATGAGGTCACTCAGAACATCCACGGCGTTGGCCATGCCGCCGAGCAGACGGGGGCGGCTGCCACACAGCTCATGCAGCTGTCATCCGGCCTCCAGGGGCGCGCCACGGACCTCGAAAGGGAAGTGGAGATTTTTGTGAGGACTCTACGCGCCGGCTGACGGCTGCCGAGCCATGCGGGGAATGGCTCAGGCCGTTGGCAGGCCAACAACAGGACATAACTTCATAAAAACCCTCTGCTTAAAGTTCACCTATTGGGCGAGCCTTACGACAAGTCGGATCCCTGTCGGCATGCTCTTCTGTCGCAGGGGTTTGAAGCCGACCGCTTGCCTCTCCAGCCAATGAGCATCGCGGGTGCCGGAGATGGCGACTTGTTGGTCATCACCGGCCGAACTGATCCCCGGATCCATACTCCGGAGAACCTGCTGCAGATCGTTGGCGACAGGAAGAAGCGGACCGTCCTCTACCTGACCGGCATGGCGTCCGATACCTTCATGGCATTTGAGCAGGCCGGCTTCCCGTTCATCAACATCACCACGGATGCGAGCGTGACGGGCCTCGTCAACCTCATCGCCCAGGTTGATGCGAACGCAGTCTACCGCGCTTCCAGAGCAGCTGCGATCCGCGCCTCGATGTCCAACAAGATCGCCAATTCCGTGGTCGACCTGTTCGCCCGGCTTCGTGCCAATCCGGTAGCGCCGAAGCTTGAAGAATTGTCGCGCCAGCGCAGGGCGATGAAAGAACTCATCGGCAAGTCGCCGATGTCGGCCTGGATCGACCTGATTCGAAACTATCACGATGGCACGGCTGAGCATTGATCCCTCGTGTCCGGCTATACGTTGGCCTTCGCGCGGGCTCTTGGGTTCGGCGAGATGCAGACGGGACGCCTGTTCGACGTCGCCTTCTTCCACAACGTGGGAAAAGCCAAGATACCGCTAGAGATCTTGGACAAGTCCGGTCAGACTCGAGTCTGAGGAATGGGAGATCATGAAACGTCATTTTCTCCATAGCTACGAAATCCTGCCCCGCGATGGGCACACCCGAGGCGAGATCGCCCGGGTTGCTCGCGACCATCGCGAGTACCTTGACAGGTCAGGCTACCCGAACGGGCTTCGGGGCAACGAGATAGATGACATTACCCGCTTCATCACTATCTGCGATATCTTTGCTGCCTTGACCGAAAAGCGAGCCTACAAGGCGCCTAAGCGACTCGACGAGGCCTATACCATCCTCGTTTCGATGGTGGGCACAAAGCTGGACGGTTCTAAAAACCTCGCCAAATCAGGGTTTTTGTGATTCCCTTCGTCCTATGGCGGAGGGCTCTGGAGATGTCTGGACTGCCTGGCTTTTTTGACTTTGACGACCGGCTGAAGCGCCTGAGCGATCTCGGCGATCAGTTGGAGGCGTTCGGCAAGACCGTTGATTTCGAGATGTTCCGCGGCGACCTATCGGCGGCGCTCGGCTATACCAGCGGCCCGCAGGGCGGTCGGCCACCGTTCGATCCGGTGATGATGTTCAAGGTGCTGGTGATCCAGGCGGCCAACAACCTCTCCGACGAGCGCGCCGAGTTCCTGATCAACGACCGCCTGTCGTTCATGCGCTTCCTCGGCTTGACGCTTTCGGACCGGGTGCCGGACGCGCGGACGATCTGGCTGTTCCGGGAGAAGCTCACTCGGGCCGAGGCGATCAAGCCGCTGTTCGACCGTTTCGATGCTGCGCTGCGCGCTTCCGGCTATATCGCCGTGTCCGGCCAGATCGTCGATGCGACGCTGGTGTCGGCCCCAAAGCAGCGCATGACCGACGAGGAGAGGGAGAAGGTCAAACAGGGACGGATTCCTGAAGGCTGGAAGGCTCGCCCCGCCAAACTCCGCCACAAGGACCGTGACGCTCGCTGGACGGTGAAGTTCAAGAAGGCCAAGCAGAAAGCCGACGGGACCAAGCCGCCGGTCGACATCGCCATCCCGACCTACGGCTATCAGAACCATGTGTCGATCGACGCCGGCTTTGGCTTCATCCGCAAATGGCAGGCTACCGATGCCGCCTTGTATGAAGGTGCCGTGCTGCGCAAGGGACTGCTCGACAAGACCAATACGGCAGGGAAAGTCTGGGCCGACACGGCTTACCGCAGCCAGGAGAACGAGAGGTTCATGGATGACAACGGCTTCGTCAGCTGCGTCCATCGCAAAAAGCCCAAAGGCAAACCGATGAGTGAGGCGACGCGGAGAGCCAACAATCTCAAGTCCAAGGTGCGCTCTCACGTCGAGCACGTCTTTGCCGAACAGAAGAGCCGGATGGGGCTGTTCATCCGGACCATCGGCATTGCCAGGGCGACGACCAAGATCGGGCTCGCCAACCTCGTCTACAACATCAAACGGCTGATCTGCCTGGAACGGAGAGCGGTGGCATAGGTGGGACCCATCCCGATGAGAGATGATGGCCCGCAAGGGACACCCAAAGCCCCTGCGATATTGCCCCCCTCAGGTCGCGCGTGCAATCGACGGTCCCGGCGTGTTGGCAAACCCGATTAATAGAACCGTCAAGCTCGACCCGGATCTGGTGCGCCTGTTCGGGCAAGTCGTAGATGAAGGATCCGTAAGATTTTGTTCAGACGTTGCTGCGGCTTAAGGGGCGATTGTGTGCTGAAATACCAGTAGCGTGATTTGCCGTCGCGTTACGATCGAGTCGAAATGGATCGGCTTTGTTCGCTCTGAATATTCAGAGAGCGCTTCGGTCGAAAGCCCGTCGCTCAGCATCACCGCCATGGTCATTTCCTCGACGAGTCCCATCGGTAAGCCGTGCTTGAGAAGCGGCCACGCTGTCTAAAAGTATAGCTTGGCGGCAATCTCTACTGCGCGCGAGCGAGGCAAGGCGCTGTGCGGGCCTCGCCTCGGCTCTTTGTTCAGTGCCAGCTTAGCAGATAACGACCGTTCGCAGGCACCACGAAACTCACTCGATCCGGCGTGGTTTCGTCGGCTTCGATGCTTGCTCCGGAAGCCGTCTTCAGGTCGAAGGTGCCAAGCTTCCTACGCTTCAGGCGTAGCAGAGCAATCCTCGTAACGCAGGCTTCGTCACCCTCCAGCACTATGGAAAGACTACCATCACCGGAACTCTGTATCTGCGGCCCGATATGGTCGCAGTACAGACGGAACGGCGCGCCGTCTACGTGGTGGAACGCGCGCGTTGCAAAGATGAATGCGGCACCCGCACCGTAAACCTCCTGGCCGACCTGTCCCGCAGGC
Protein-coding regions in this window:
- a CDS encoding IS5 family transposase, coding for MSGLPGFFDFDDRLKRLSDLGDQLEAFGKTVDFEMFRGDLSAALGYTSGPQGGRPPFDPVMMFKVLVIQAANNLSDERAEFLINDRLSFMRFLGLTLSDRVPDARTIWLFREKLTRAEAIKPLFDRFDAALRASGYIAVSGQIVDATLVSAPKQRMTDEEREKVKQGRIPEGWKARPAKLRHKDRDARWTVKFKKAKQKADGTKPPVDIAIPTYGYQNHVSIDAGFGFIRKWQATDAALYEGAVLRKGLLDKTNTAGKVWADTAYRSQENERFMDDNGFVSCVHRKKPKGKPMSEATRRANNLKSKVRSHVEHVFAEQKSRMGLFIRTIGIARATTKIGLANLVYNIKRLICLERRAVA